One genomic window of Caenorhabditis elegans chromosome I includes the following:
- the F35E2.2 gene encoding F-box domain-containing protein (Partially confirmed by transcript evidence) — MPPAKTKPKFPLCRLPSESVTNVLKIMKLSEIFNLSETSLKARSIVELAMQTIPSHLDLQGFPSKNYKLTVENDGQKVQVQFPHATDALTNFKQKLFRICKTFQIKTASVYFSCPVEAHIIELLGFIKKRKVQFQDFSIKGSVTEQNFKFFMTIGAQRFHLDMSETQPVTEVFALLKIQEVVLQNAAISSQMLNKVLKAWKTTSRLKKFRVIKNWKMDTSVVFQGLHVKQKSRSDTKKEYEIDLDGGGKATCCFKFEKGSSTNGFEFIVIN, encoded by the exons ATGCCACCCGCAAAAACCAAACCGAAATTCCCTTTGTGCCGTCTTCCAAGTGAATCTGTGACTAATGTgctaaaaatcatgaaattgtcagaaat cttcaaccTATCTGAAACTTCACTGAAAGCTAGATCCATTGTCGAATTGGCAATGCAAACAATCCCATCACACTTGGATCTTCAAGGCTTTCCTTCCAAAAACTACAAGCTCACAGTAGAAAATGACGGGCAAAAAGTTCAAGTTCAATTCCCACATGCCACTGATGCGCTGACAAATTTTAAGCAGAAGCTTTTCCGGAtctgcaaaacttttcaaattaagaCTGCTTCTGTTTACTTCAGCTGCCCAGTTGAAGCTCACATCATCGAGTTGCTGGGGTTCATTAAAAAGCGGAAGGTTCAATTCCAAGATTTCAGTATCAAGGGCTCGGTGACggagcaaaatttcaaatttttcatgacAATTGGAGCACAGAGATTTCATTTGGATATGAGTGAAACTCAACCAGTGACCGAGGTTTTCgcattgttgaaaattcaagaagtTGTGCTGCAAAATGCTGCGATAAGCTCGCAGATGCTGAACAAAGTTCTGAAGGCGTGGAAAACGACGAGCCGACTGAAAAAGTTCCGAGTGATCaagaattggaaaatggaCACTTCTGTGGTGTTTCAAGGCTTGCATGTTAAGCA aaaaagccgCTCTGACACAAAAAAGGAATACGAAATTGATCTCGATGGTGGCGGTAAAGCTACATGCTGCTTTAAATTTGAGAAGGGATCGTCTACAAATggatttgaatttattgtaattaactaa
- the F35E2.1 gene encoding G_PROTEIN_RECEP_F1_2 domain-containing protein (Partially confirmed by transcript evidence) — MENASTTSVSTAITESPEFYNSLPPANYNLSDLTVTPMTFRDRITVEFILNATSWLFSALLVIFVRVRKAIWMSLKSTVVFVTLGSFLLNIPLILFQAWMVFNLQAGQQPVYTVFVCSFLKNFCSSTTSAYQVLPFAVSLYRYRIVVLKGHPSPWFVINVHIIVTTIFIIYAFLNYPFGENNKNDVCYTLRFSNGMELVRIFSTLFFNFAAIIVNFVILRFVKHFENENKNIQSKIIQLTQSLLIQSVIPVIVSLPLLLLSFEFYFGIPMPSSFGSTWYALTFLGPFLMPLSSILGIRSTRKELLDTALCGCFPKQSVGHSQMKSTITVIMASRHERSFTIRDDD; from the exons ATGGAAAACGCATCTACTACCTCAGTTAGCACTGCCATTACAGAATCTCCAGAATTCTACAATTCATTGCCACCAGCCAATTATAATTTATCCGACCTTACAGTAACTCCAATGACATTTCGAGATCGAATTACTGTAGAATTTATTCTGAATGCTACATCATGGCTTTTCAGTGCACTTCTTGTCATTTTCGTGAGAGTAAGAAAAGCTATTTGGATGTCATTAAAG AGCACAGTAGTGTTTGTAACTCTTGGCTCATTTCTTCTAAATATTCcattgattttatttcaagCATGGATGGTTTTCAATTTACAAGCAGGTCAACAACCAGTATATACCGTTTTTGTTTGCTCATTTCTCAAGAATTTCTGTAGTTCTACAACATCCGCATATCAAGTTTTGCCATTT gCGGTATCATTATATCGTTATCGTATAGTTGTTTTGAAAGGACATCCATCTCCATGGTTTGTTATAAATGTTCACATCATAGTTACGACAATATTT attatttacGCGTTTCTCAATTATCCATTTGGGGAAAACAATAAGAATGATGTGTGTTATACACTTCGATTCAGTAATGGAATGGAACTTGTTCGG ATCTTCTCaacgttattttttaattttgcagccATCATTGTCAATTTTGTAATTCTTCGATTTGTGAAACactttgaaaatgagaataaaa atatccaatcaaaaataattcaattaacTCAAAGTCTTCTTATTCAATCAGTGATACCAGTCATTGTATCTTTGCCTTTATTACTTTTATCATTTGAGTTCTATTTTG gaatcccAATGCCAAGCTCATTTGGATCCACATGGTATGCTCTAACATTCCTTGGGCCATTTCTCATGCCACTCTCGTCAATTCTCGGAATTCGAAGTACACGAAAAGAATTATTGGATACAGCTTTATGTGGATGTTTCCCAAAACAATCAGTAGGACACAGTCAAATGAAATCGACGATTACTGTAATTATGGCATCGAGACATGAAAGAAGCTTTACTATTCGAGATGATGATTAG